One window from the genome of Candidatus Didemnitutus sp. encodes:
- the wecB gene encoding UDP-N-acetylglucosamine 2-epimerase (non-hydrolyzing) encodes MIHVALVLGTRPEAIKLAPLILALRADPRRFRTTVVLSGQHADLVAPILGFFDIRADVDINLMQPNQSLASLTSRAVTELHRVLGELQPDWVVVQGDTTTAMACALAAFYLKIKVAHLEAGLRTNRIDSPFPEEINRRFISQIAALHWAPTAASARALRREAMPLPHARIVVTGNTVIDALLLGVARLRTAPVPDADRDRIAAFLAADKRHRFVLVTGHRRENFGEPLRQICRTLARLAAADPRALFLYPVHPNPNVRTTVEEMLGRVPNIVLTAPKNYPEFLQLLDLSHVIVTDSGGVQEEAPALGKVVLVTRDTTERPEGLKTGLVKLVGHQPTRLLPAVRSALAASRRARRALKPTFPYGDGAAAARCVKSLLAFKS; translated from the coding sequence ATGATCCACGTCGCCCTCGTCCTCGGCACCCGCCCCGAAGCCATCAAGCTCGCGCCGCTCATCCTCGCGCTCCGCGCCGACCCGCGCCGCTTCCGCACCACCGTCGTCCTCTCCGGACAACACGCCGACCTCGTCGCGCCGATCCTCGGTTTCTTCGACATCCGCGCCGACGTTGACATCAATCTCATGCAGCCCAACCAGTCGCTCGCGTCGCTCACCAGTCGCGCCGTGACCGAGCTGCACCGTGTCCTCGGCGAACTGCAGCCCGACTGGGTCGTCGTCCAAGGCGACACCACGACCGCGATGGCCTGCGCGCTCGCCGCGTTCTACCTCAAAATCAAGGTCGCCCACCTCGAAGCCGGCCTACGCACCAATCGCATCGACTCGCCCTTCCCTGAGGAAATCAACCGCCGTTTCATCAGCCAAATCGCCGCGCTCCACTGGGCGCCGACTGCCGCCTCCGCCCGCGCGCTCCGCCGCGAAGCGATGCCGTTGCCGCACGCGCGCATCGTCGTCACCGGCAACACCGTGATCGACGCGCTCCTCCTCGGCGTCGCGCGGCTCCGCACCGCACCCGTGCCCGACGCCGACCGCGATCGCATCGCCGCGTTCCTCGCCGCCGATAAGCGCCACCGCTTCGTGCTCGTCACCGGCCATCGCCGCGAAAACTTCGGCGAGCCGCTCCGCCAAATCTGCCGCACGCTCGCCCGCCTCGCCGCCGCCGACCCGCGCGCGCTCTTCCTTTATCCAGTTCACCCGAATCCGAACGTCCGCACCACCGTCGAGGAAATGCTCGGCCGCGTCCCGAACATCGTGCTCACCGCGCCGAAAAATTACCCCGAGTTTCTCCAGCTGCTCGACCTCAGCCACGTCATCGTCACCGACAGCGGCGGCGTGCAGGAGGAAGCTCCCGCTCTCGGCAAAGTCGTGCTCGTCACCCGCGACACCACCGAACGCCCCGAAGGCTTGAAAACCGGCCTCGTGAAACTCGTCGGCCACCAACCCACGCGTCTCCTTCCCGCCGTCCGCTCCGCGCTCGCCGCTAGTCGTCGCGCCCGCCGCGCGCTGAAGCCCACCTTCCCCTACGGCGACGGCGCCGCCGCCGCCCGCTGCGTGAAATCCCTCCTCGCGTTCAAATCCTGA
- a CDS encoding glycosyltransferase family 2 protein, which produces MPTVSIIVPCYNAAPWLAAALESCLAQTGATLDLIVVDDGSTDDSLAVARRFEARGVTVIAQPNRGASAARNRGLEAARGEFIQFLDADDLLAPGKIAAQLARAAREPAGTVLTGRWGRFTTDPAQPHFHDANPLFADLSSEDYLVRYGSHDCMMHPAAWLVPRAIADSAGPWDERLSLNDDGEYFARIVTAASRIAYCPDAVSLYRSALPSSLSAQRSRRHLESGHLAVQLIVDEMTLLADTPAMRRAAADLAQRFAYDYYPAAPDLVRDAEQLARSLGGAAFQPLGGGTFQLLRRLIGWKLARRLQVAAGRFRA; this is translated from the coding sequence GTGCCGACCGTCTCGATCATCGTCCCTTGCTACAACGCCGCGCCGTGGCTCGCGGCCGCGCTCGAGTCTTGCCTCGCGCAAACCGGCGCGACGCTCGACCTCATCGTCGTCGACGACGGCTCGACCGACGACAGCCTCGCCGTCGCTCGGCGCTTCGAGGCGCGCGGCGTCACCGTCATCGCGCAACCCAACCGCGGCGCCTCCGCCGCGCGCAACCGCGGCCTCGAAGCCGCGCGCGGCGAGTTCATCCAGTTCCTCGACGCCGACGACCTGCTCGCGCCGGGCAAGATCGCCGCCCAGCTCGCCCGTGCCGCCCGCGAGCCGGCCGGCACCGTCCTCACCGGGCGCTGGGGCCGCTTCACCACCGATCCCGCGCAGCCGCACTTTCACGATGCGAATCCGCTCTTCGCCGATCTCTCGTCCGAGGATTACCTCGTCCGCTACGGTTCGCACGACTGCATGATGCATCCCGCCGCGTGGCTCGTGCCGCGCGCCATCGCCGACTCCGCCGGCCCGTGGGACGAGCGCCTCTCGCTCAACGACGACGGCGAATACTTCGCCCGCATCGTCACCGCCGCCTCGCGCATCGCCTACTGTCCCGACGCCGTTTCGCTCTACCGCTCCGCGCTCCCATCGAGCCTCAGTGCGCAACGCAGTCGCCGCCACCTCGAGTCCGGCCACCTCGCCGTGCAGCTCATCGTCGACGAGATGACGCTCCTCGCCGACACGCCCGCAATGCGCCGCGCCGCCGCCGACCTCGCGCAGCGCTTCGCCTACGATTACTACCCCGCCGCGCCCGATCTCGTGCGCGACGCCGAACAACTCGCCCGCAGCCTCGGCGGTGCCGCGTTTCAACCGCTCGGCGGCGGCACGTTTCAACTCCTCCGCCGCCTCATCGGCTGGAAGTTGGCGCGCCGCCTGCAAGTCGCCGCCGGCCGCTTCCGCGCCTGA
- a CDS encoding glycosyltransferase family 4 protein has protein sequence MSVRIFHPMVAPFVQQAARALHEAGQLDSYITSIRYDASSAAQRAAFAAGRLVGLDLEREFRRRTVSAVPLEKVVSRPWGELLRVATARADRDGRLTDFVWERAEHAFDAAVARGLHPGLTGVYAFEYSSLATITRANALGIRVAYDMPAPEPRFVQALLDREAAKFPELITPWHQWTADREEGRIARRHAEFTRSNLVVAASQFTRNSFAPAGLDVSKVRVVPYGAPPVVDRELALSGGTRNGPLELVWAGTFSVRKGAHYLLDAWRTHGLGRHARLRVYGSVPLPDRLVQPVPEGIEFAGAVPHSELMAALHRADALIFPTLCDGFGMVVTEAWSRGVPVITTTSAGAADLLRANENGLLIPAADSAAIAGSVDWCLAHRAELRAMREPALRTAAGWQWSDYRARLAAVLREGGLFG, from the coding sequence ATGAGCGTCCGCATTTTTCATCCGATGGTCGCGCCGTTCGTGCAACAAGCCGCGCGCGCGCTCCACGAAGCCGGCCAGCTCGATTCCTACATCACGAGCATTCGCTACGACGCCTCCAGCGCCGCGCAGCGCGCCGCCTTCGCCGCCGGGCGCCTCGTCGGCCTCGATCTCGAACGCGAATTCCGCCGCCGCACCGTCTCCGCCGTGCCGCTCGAAAAAGTCGTCTCGCGCCCGTGGGGCGAACTGCTGCGCGTCGCCACCGCCCGCGCCGACCGCGATGGCCGCCTCACCGATTTTGTCTGGGAGCGCGCCGAGCACGCCTTCGACGCTGCCGTCGCGCGCGGCCTCCATCCCGGGCTCACCGGCGTCTACGCCTTCGAATACAGTTCGCTCGCCACGATCACGCGCGCCAACGCCCTCGGCATCCGCGTCGCCTACGACATGCCCGCGCCCGAGCCGCGTTTCGTGCAAGCGCTGCTCGACCGGGAAGCGGCGAAATTCCCCGAGCTCATCACGCCGTGGCACCAATGGACCGCCGATCGCGAGGAAGGTCGCATCGCGCGCCGCCACGCCGAATTCACACGCTCCAATCTCGTCGTCGCCGCGTCGCAGTTCACGCGCAACAGCTTCGCGCCCGCCGGCCTCGACGTGTCTAAAGTCCGCGTCGTCCCCTACGGCGCGCCACCGGTCGTCGACCGCGAACTCGCCCTCAGTGGCGGCACGCGCAACGGCCCGCTCGAGCTCGTCTGGGCCGGCACATTTTCCGTCCGCAAAGGCGCGCACTACCTCCTCGACGCTTGGCGCACGCACGGCCTCGGCCGCCACGCCCGCCTGCGCGTCTACGGCTCCGTCCCGCTGCCCGACCGTCTTGTGCAACCTGTGCCTGAGGGCATCGAATTCGCCGGCGCGGTGCCGCACAGCGAACTCATGGCCGCGCTGCACCGCGCGGACGCGCTGATCTTCCCGACGCTGTGCGATGGCTTCGGCATGGTCGTCACCGAAGCGTGGTCGCGCGGCGTGCCCGTCATCACGACGACTTCCGCCGGCGCCGCCGACCTGCTGCGCGCCAATGAAAACGGCCTGCTGATTCCCGCCGCCGACTCCGCCGCCATCGCCGGCAGCGTCGATTGGTGCCTCGCCCACCGCGCCGAGCTGCGCGCCATGCGCGAACCCGCGCTGCGCACCGCCGCCGGCTGGCAATGGTCCGACTACCGCGCGCGCCTCGCCGCCGTCCTGCGCGAAGGAGGACTGTTCGGATGA
- a CDS encoding FkbM family methyltransferase, producing the protein MSTIADSFALRLGRALLSVRPAPLAVAIKRLLFLRRRVITTPAGTFWIDPASDAGQRVATHGHYDVATESLLARFLRPGDTFVDVGANEGFICVPAARLTGPTGRVVAVEPQLRLQPVLQRNFALNTVRVETHAVAISDHAGTAELQLAPDMNNSSTGFVTATRYPLKKQSIEILTLSAFLARLAIDSPFVLKMDIESWEHEAILGSPEIFREQRVRALFLELHPNLLQQRGLDPAAIPNFLTSCGYSHAPDTRGLVWIPAAATP; encoded by the coding sequence ATGAGCACAATTGCCGATTCCTTCGCCTTGCGGCTCGGCCGCGCGCTCCTTTCCGTGCGCCCCGCGCCGCTCGCCGTCGCCATCAAGCGCCTGCTCTTCCTCCGCCGCCGTGTCATCACGACACCCGCCGGCACGTTCTGGATCGACCCGGCCAGCGACGCCGGCCAGCGCGTCGCCACCCACGGCCACTACGACGTCGCCACCGAAAGTCTCCTCGCCCGTTTCCTCCGGCCCGGCGACACGTTCGTCGACGTCGGAGCGAACGAAGGTTTCATCTGCGTGCCCGCCGCTCGCCTCACCGGCCCAACCGGCCGCGTTGTCGCCGTCGAACCTCAACTCCGTCTGCAACCGGTGCTACAGCGCAATTTCGCGCTCAACACCGTTCGCGTCGAAACGCATGCGGTCGCGATTTCCGACCACGCCGGCACTGCCGAACTTCAGCTCGCGCCGGACATGAACAACAGCTCGACCGGCTTCGTCACCGCGACGCGCTACCCGCTGAAAAAGCAGTCGATCGAGATTCTGACGCTTTCCGCCTTCCTCGCCCGCTTGGCCATCGACAGCCCCTTCGTCCTCAAAATGGACATCGAGAGCTGGGAGCACGAAGCGATCCTCGGCAGTCCGGAAATCTTCCGCGAGCAACGCGTCCGCGCGCTCTTCCTCGAGCTGCACCCGAACCTTCTGCAACAACGCGGCCTCGATCCCGCCGCCATCCCGAATTTCCTGACTTCGTGCGGCTACTCGCACGCGCCCGACACGCGCGGCCTGGTCTGGATTCCCGCCGCCGCCACTCCATGA
- a CDS encoding glycosyltransferase: protein MRILFTCDPMIPVPPLGYGGIERIVDALIRRYAADGHATGLLAHRDSTAPAEKLFTWPDQRIAGALPTLRNALALRRAVREFRPDVVHSFSRLGYLLPTLATRQPVVMSYQRHTGGRQLALVARLGGRTLRFTGCSDFICGMGRPQGGDWTAIPNFVELEKFTFVPHVPADAPLVFLSRVDDIKGPDLAIAIARRAGLRLLIAGNHATSGPQADFFRREVEPHLGRDGVEWIGEVDDVRKNDLLGRAAAMIVPIRWNEPFGIVFPEALACGTPVITCARGALPEIVEDGRTGFFITGVDDGVAAVGRLGDLDRAACRRDVERRFSLATVAPRYLEVYRSLVH from the coding sequence ATGAGGATTCTCTTCACCTGCGACCCGATGATTCCCGTGCCGCCGCTCGGCTACGGCGGCATCGAGCGCATTGTCGACGCCCTCATCCGCCGCTACGCCGCCGACGGGCATGCGACCGGGCTGCTCGCCCATCGCGACTCCACCGCGCCGGCGGAGAAACTCTTCACATGGCCCGATCAACGCATCGCCGGCGCACTGCCGACGCTGCGCAACGCCCTCGCTCTGCGTCGGGCTGTGCGCGAGTTCCGCCCCGATGTCGTGCACAGCTTCTCGCGTCTCGGTTACCTGCTGCCGACGCTCGCGACACGGCAGCCGGTCGTGATGTCCTACCAGCGCCACACCGGCGGCCGTCAGCTCGCACTCGTCGCCCGCCTCGGCGGCCGCACGCTGCGCTTCACCGGCTGCAGCGATTTCATCTGCGGCATGGGCCGGCCGCAGGGTGGCGATTGGACGGCGATCCCGAATTTCGTCGAGTTGGAGAAATTCACCTTCGTGCCGCATGTGCCCGCCGATGCGCCGCTGGTGTTTCTCAGTCGCGTCGACGACATCAAGGGCCCCGACCTCGCCATCGCCATCGCGCGCCGTGCCGGTCTGCGCCTGCTCATCGCGGGCAATCACGCGACGTCCGGTCCGCAGGCCGATTTCTTCCGCCGCGAAGTCGAGCCGCACCTCGGCCGCGACGGTGTCGAGTGGATCGGCGAAGTCGACGACGTCCGCAAAAACGACCTGCTCGGCCGCGCCGCCGCGATGATCGTGCCCATTCGCTGGAACGAGCCGTTCGGCATCGTTTTCCCCGAGGCGCTCGCCTGCGGCACGCCCGTGATCACCTGCGCGCGCGGCGCCTTGCCCGAGATCGTGGAGGATGGCCGCACGGGATTCTTCATCACGGGCGTGGATGACGGTGTCGCCGCCGTCGGCCGTCTCGGCGACCTCGACCGCGCCGCGTGCCGCCGCGACGTCGAGCGCCGTTTCAGCCTCGCCACCGTCGCGCCGCGCTATCTGGAAGTCTACCGCTCCCTCGTGCACTGA
- a CDS encoding glycosyltransferase, translating into MPRLLIVSAHFPPVNAPDMQRVRMSLPHFVDAGWEVVVLTVDDREPMAPLEPALLATLPKPIHIVRAPIFSRRWTRFVGINNLGLRSLPFLYEAGTRLLTEQKFDLVYFSTTQFVLCPLGRLWQREFGVPYVIDLQDPWLNEYYSQPGAPKPPGGWKYLFTYASAKLLEGWTLRNCAHVISVSSAYIEVLRRRYAWFDAHHASVVTFGAPDADFALVHERLPRVPRILPDTPELKIAYAGRLGPDMLPALDALFAGIARTRLADRRVGLYFYGTSYAQAGTGVATSTALAAKHGISAQIHERPARIGYLDALQLLLEADIALLLGSEDRAYSPSKVYPTLLSGTPALAIAPRDSVLEAKIHELGGAALAPFDPAQPTAAADLIAETIARLAEQRAAALPPLDRARLEAEYTAAAVSIRQLRIFNRVLRDSLPPEDDFDIDDYLSNPIGGTR; encoded by the coding sequence ATGCCGCGCCTGCTCATCGTCTCCGCCCACTTCCCGCCGGTGAACGCCCCGGACATGCAGCGCGTGCGCATGAGCCTGCCGCACTTCGTCGACGCGGGCTGGGAAGTCGTCGTGCTCACGGTCGACGACCGCGAGCCCATGGCGCCGCTCGAGCCCGCCCTGCTCGCCACCTTGCCCAAGCCCATCCACATCGTCCGCGCGCCGATCTTCTCGCGCCGCTGGACCCGCTTCGTCGGCATCAACAACCTCGGCCTGCGCTCGCTGCCGTTTCTCTACGAGGCCGGCACCCGTCTGCTCACCGAGCAGAAGTTCGACCTCGTCTATTTTTCCACCACGCAATTCGTCCTCTGTCCGCTCGGACGCCTCTGGCAACGCGAGTTCGGCGTGCCCTACGTGATCGACCTGCAGGACCCGTGGTTGAACGAATACTACAGCCAGCCCGGCGCGCCGAAGCCGCCCGGCGGCTGGAAATACCTCTTCACCTACGCTTCCGCCAAGCTGCTCGAAGGCTGGACGCTCCGGAACTGTGCGCACGTGATCAGCGTCTCCTCCGCCTACATCGAGGTGCTGCGGCGGCGCTATGCGTGGTTCGACGCCCACCACGCGAGCGTCGTGACCTTCGGCGCGCCGGACGCGGATTTCGCGCTCGTGCACGAGCGTTTGCCCCGGGTGCCCCGCATCCTGCCCGACACGCCCGAGCTGAAGATCGCCTACGCCGGCCGCCTCGGTCCCGACATGCTTCCGGCGCTCGATGCGCTCTTCGCCGGCATCGCGCGCACGCGGCTCGCCGATCGCCGGGTCGGCCTTTACTTCTACGGCACCTCTTACGCCCAGGCGGGCACCGGCGTGGCAACCTCTACCGCGCTCGCGGCCAAGCACGGCATCAGCGCGCAAATCCACGAGCGGCCCGCGCGCATCGGCTACCTCGACGCGCTCCAACTTCTCCTTGAAGCCGACATCGCGCTCCTCCTCGGCTCCGAAGACCGCGCCTACTCGCCCTCGAAGGTTTACCCCACGCTGCTTTCCGGCACGCCCGCCCTCGCCATCGCCCCGCGCGACAGCGTGCTCGAAGCGAAGATCCACGAGCTCGGCGGCGCCGCGCTCGCTCCCTTCGACCCGGCGCAACCCACCGCCGCCGCCGATCTCATCGCCGAAACCATCGCGCGACTCGCGGAGCAGCGCGCCGCCGCATTGCCGCCACTCGACCGCGCGCGCCTCGAGGCGGAATACACCGCCGCCGCCGTCTCCATCCGCCAGCTGCGGATTTTCAATCGCGTGCTCCGCGACTCCTTGCCGCCCGAAGACGACTTCGACATCGACGACTACCTGTCGAATCCCATTGGAGGCACCCGGTGA
- a CDS encoding PIG-L family deacetylase, producing MKEFARLQLGRLLRRLLAANSRVLPSDSAPLLVLAPHADDETLGCGALLASRAARGTPTHVVFVSDSASADWAPGQTRPARAAHRRAEALAALGFLGLPPACADFLDAPDGDLDRLEADVRTRVLGALAEVLRRHRPARVLVPFLGGGSTEHDAVFWLAREACVLAGMSLQIWEYPVWAWWNPLRLRSQLLRRGENYRLATAPWLDAKRRAWQAHASQAAALPAALVAAALAEHEFYFNRTHLP from the coding sequence GTGAAGGAATTCGCGCGCCTCCAGCTCGGTCGCCTGCTGCGCCGCCTCCTCGCCGCCAATAGCCGGGTCCTCCCGTCCGATTCCGCTCCGCTGCTCGTGCTCGCCCCGCACGCGGACGACGAGACGCTCGGCTGCGGCGCGTTGCTCGCTTCGCGTGCCGCGCGCGGCACGCCCACGCACGTCGTGTTCGTTTCCGACAGCGCCAGCGCCGACTGGGCGCCCGGCCAAACCCGCCCCGCGCGGGCCGCGCACCGCCGCGCCGAAGCTCTGGCTGCGCTCGGCTTCCTGGGCTTGCCGCCGGCATGCGCCGATTTCCTCGACGCTCCCGACGGCGACCTCGACCGCCTCGAAGCCGACGTGCGCACGCGCGTGCTCGGCGCGCTCGCCGAAGTCCTCCGACGCCACCGCCCCGCGCGCGTGCTCGTTCCCTTCCTCGGCGGCGGCAGCACGGAGCACGACGCGGTCTTCTGGCTCGCCCGCGAGGCCTGCGTGCTCGCCGGCATGAGCCTGCAGATTTGGGAATACCCCGTGTGGGCGTGGTGGAATCCCCTTCGTCTGCGCAGCCAACTTCTGCGACGCGGCGAAAACTACCGCCTCGCCACCGCACCCTGGCTCGACGCGAAACGCCGCGCCTGGCAGGCGCACGCGTCGCAAGCCGCCGCCTTGCCCGCCGCGCTCGTCGCCGCCGCGCTCGCCGAGCACGAATTCTACTTCAATCGCACCCACCTCCCATGA
- a CDS encoding class I SAM-dependent methyltransferase gives MTSLARLKDRLLQRLVRDPAGFGRPIAKDALDREYSSGNWDHFFGWDELPRNLVLAGAINHHFPSTPRVLDLGCGSGRLATVFRHYPFARFLGVDLSTEAVARARALNLARMEFIEGNYETWRPDGEFDAISFNECIGYAHDPAATLEAFARHLAPGGLFFLSHFRFGAYAAQWRRMATVCETIHATAVMSADGKQIWDVRVLRPRPARS, from the coding sequence ATGACATCCCTCGCCCGCCTGAAAGACCGTCTCCTGCAACGCCTCGTCCGCGACCCCGCCGGCTTCGGTCGCCCCATCGCGAAGGACGCGCTCGATCGCGAATACAGTTCGGGCAACTGGGATCACTTCTTCGGCTGGGACGAACTGCCGCGCAACCTCGTGCTCGCCGGCGCGATCAATCATCACTTCCCCTCGACGCCGCGCGTGCTCGACCTCGGCTGCGGCAGCGGCCGGCTCGCGACCGTGTTTCGCCACTATCCGTTCGCACGCTTTCTCGGCGTCGATCTCTCGACCGAAGCCGTCGCCCGCGCGCGGGCGCTCAACCTCGCCCGCATGGAATTCATCGAGGGCAACTACGAGACGTGGCGGCCCGATGGCGAGTTCGACGCCATCTCGTTCAACGAATGCATCGGCTACGCGCACGACCCCGCGGCCACGCTCGAGGCGTTCGCGCGGCACCTCGCCCCCGGCGGCCTGTTCTTCCTCTCCCATTTCCGCTTCGGCGCCTACGCCGCCCAATGGCGCCGCATGGCCACCGTCTGCGAGACCATCCACGCCACCGCCGTCATGAGCGCCGACGGCAAGCAGATCTGGGACGTCCGCGTGCTGCGTCCGCGCCCCGCTCGTTCGTGA
- a CDS encoding FkbM family methyltransferase: MKIPELVPLPLPLRCLRPWEFPGKLGLMERLFSRTLARHGVAWIETNAGIPWELDLATPPHRWIVYGYYEGYAFWRWLLANRDRIRTVVDSGANIGQTTLYFSQLLTQPRIFAYEPGADARAWLTRCVEANRLAQVSISSHGLAAAPGTAFLRSVGDATTHGSWNRLDAIEGDAIPLVTLDDEMARLGLDRIDLWKLDMEGAEPGALAGAARALAAGKIGAVHAEIMGDSGPGVGETLRSHGYVPYVARRNRLVPAAGVLSGEGDNAVFIHPSSGLLPPA, translated from the coding sequence ATGAAAATCCCCGAGCTCGTTCCTCTCCCTCTCCCGCTGCGCTGCCTGCGCCCGTGGGAGTTCCCCGGCAAACTCGGCCTCATGGAGCGCCTCTTCTCCCGCACCCTCGCCCGCCATGGCGTCGCGTGGATCGAGACCAACGCCGGCATCCCGTGGGAACTCGACCTCGCCACCCCGCCGCACCGCTGGATCGTCTACGGCTACTACGAAGGCTACGCCTTCTGGCGCTGGCTCCTCGCCAACCGCGACCGCATCCGCACCGTCGTCGATTCCGGCGCCAACATCGGCCAGACCACGCTCTACTTCTCCCAACTGCTCACGCAGCCGCGCATCTTCGCCTACGAACCCGGCGCCGACGCCCGCGCCTGGCTCACGCGCTGCGTCGAGGCCAACCGCCTCGCCCAAGTCTCCATCAGCTCGCACGGCCTCGCCGCCGCGCCCGGCACCGCGTTCCTTCGCTCCGTCGGCGACGCCACCACCCACGGCTCGTGGAACCGCCTCGACGCCATCGAAGGCGACGCGATTCCCCTCGTGACGCTCGACGACGAGATGGCGCGCCTCGGCCTCGACCGCATCGACCTCTGGAAACTCGACATGGAAGGCGCGGAACCCGGCGCGCTCGCCGGCGCCGCCCGCGCCCTCGCCGCCGGCAAGATCGGCGCCGTGCACGCCGAGATCATGGGCGACTCCGGCCCCGGCGTCGGCGAAACGCTCCGCTCCCACGGCTACGTGCCCTACGTCGCGCGCCGCAACCGCCTCGTCCCCGCCGCCGGCGTCCTCTCCGGCGAAGGCGACAACGCCGTGTTCATCCACCCCTCCAGCGGCCTCCTCCCGCCCGCCTGA
- a CDS encoding glycosyltransferase family 4 protein yields the protein MPRRLAIVLSHPVQYYSPWFQWMAAQRVLEFRVFYLWEFGVTAQRDPQFEQTIKWDLDLLSGYESEFVPNVARDPGTHHFNGLDNPALSARLAAWKPDALLLFGYNWRSHLRALWWARRARVPVILRGDSHLLGRGAPTFLRRLALGTLFRQFAAFASVGAANRDYFRAFGVPAKKIFLAPHSVDAARFDAGDAATRAAAARLRSELGLDSRRVVLFAGKFHERKQPLELLQAFHAVGTRADALVFVGDGPERARLEELARTRRDRDVRFLPFANQTEMPSRYLSADIFALPSRGFYETWGLAVNEAMHLGLPCLVSDLVGCQRDLVTPGETGWVFPAHDSAALAETLRSALRAPREELDRLGQAARERVADYTYPQTTAGLVSALASLPPRG from the coding sequence GTGCCGCGCCGCCTCGCGATCGTCCTCTCCCACCCGGTGCAGTATTACAGCCCGTGGTTTCAGTGGATGGCTGCGCAACGCGTCCTCGAGTTCCGCGTGTTCTACCTCTGGGAATTCGGCGTCACCGCCCAACGCGATCCCCAGTTCGAACAAACCATCAAGTGGGACCTCGACCTGCTTTCCGGCTACGAATCCGAATTCGTTCCCAACGTCGCCCGCGATCCCGGGACCCATCATTTCAACGGCCTCGACAACCCCGCGCTCTCCGCGCGGCTCGCCGCTTGGAAACCCGACGCGCTCCTGCTCTTCGGCTACAACTGGCGCTCGCACCTCCGCGCCCTCTGGTGGGCGCGCCGCGCGCGCGTGCCCGTCATCCTCCGCGGCGATTCGCACCTCCTCGGCCGCGGCGCGCCCACGTTCCTGCGCCGCCTCGCCCTCGGCACGCTCTTCCGCCAGTTCGCCGCCTTCGCCAGCGTCGGCGCGGCAAATCGCGACTACTTCCGCGCCTTCGGCGTGCCCGCGAAAAAAATCTTCCTCGCGCCGCACTCCGTCGACGCCGCGCGCTTCGACGCCGGCGATGCCGCCACGCGCGCCGCCGCCGCCCGCCTACGCAGCGAGCTCGGGCTCGACAGCCGCCGCGTCGTCCTGTTCGCCGGCAAATTCCACGAGCGCAAGCAACCGCTCGAGCTGCTCCAAGCCTTCCACGCCGTCGGCACCCGCGCGGACGCCCTCGTCTTCGTCGGCGACGGCCCGGAGCGCGCGCGCCTCGAGGAACTCGCCCGCACCCGCCGCGACCGCGATGTGCGTTTCCTGCCCTTCGCCAACCAGACCGAGATGCCGTCGCGCTATCTCTCCGCCGACATCTTCGCCCTTCCCTCGCGCGGCTTCTACGAAACCTGGGGCCTCGCCGTGAACGAAGCGATGCACCTCGGCCTGCCGTGCCTCGTCTCCGATCTCGTCGGCTGCCAGCGCGACCTCGTCACGCCCGGCGAGACCGGCTGGGTTTTCCCAGCCCACGACTCGGCCGCCCTCGCCGAGACGCTGCGTTCCGCCCTGCGCGCGCCGCGCGAGGAACTCGATCGCCTCGGCCAAGCCGCCCGCGAGCGCGTCGCCGATTACACCTACCCGCAAACCACCGCCGGGCTCGTCTCCGCCCTCGCGAGCCTGCCCCCTCGCGGATGA